In Portunus trituberculatus isolate SZX2019 chromosome 10, ASM1759143v1, whole genome shotgun sequence, one genomic interval encodes:
- the LOC123501906 gene encoding uncharacterized protein LOC123501906 isoform X2 has product MSVCLISEVEFILSPNARLSPVHVSQWESKVAFCLGGLIRLIYCKVTMNTNDLPPSYEDATNSVPPTQTDLAHHYTPPPPFASLPVTAPPVPGIPQPTQPYPTNGTPHTLPTYRRPTVVLQNHAHQPSNNYKQTKTCFFTIFTIIIVTTLILVITFTG; this is encoded by the exons ATGTCGGTTTGTCTAATCTCGGAAGTGGAATTCATTCTTTCCCCGAACGCCAGACTATCGCCAGTACACGTCAGTCAGTGGGAGAGTAAGGTTGCGTTTTGCCTGGGCGGACTGATACGACTTATTTACTGTA AAGTCACCATGAACACCAATGACCTTCCCCCGAGTTACGAAGATGCCACCAATTCAGTCCCACCTACACAAACAGACCTCGCTCACCACTACacgccccctcctcccttcGCGTCCCTCCCGGTAACAGCACCTCCTGTACCAGGCATTCCGCAGCCAACACAGCCCTACCCCACCAACGGCACCCCTCACACCCTCCCCACCTACCGCCGCCCTACTGTTGTCCTGCAaaac CATGCTCACCAGCCTTCCAACAactacaaacagacaaagacgTGCTTCTTCACAATCTTCACCATAATAATTGTAACAACCTTAATATTGGTCATTACATTTACAGGTTAA
- the LOC123501906 gene encoding uncharacterized protein LOC123501906 isoform X1, which yields MSVCLISEVEFILSPNARLSPVHVSQWESKVAFCLGGLIRLIYCKVTMNTNDLPPSYEDATNSVPPTQTDLAHHYTPPPPFASLPVTAPPVPGIPQPTQPYPTNGTPHTLPTYRRPTVVLQNSLPAHRNQPTNSKRNCCCVISIAFTLIFLKVILIILKYVLRR from the exons ATGTCGGTTTGTCTAATCTCGGAAGTGGAATTCATTCTTTCCCCGAACGCCAGACTATCGCCAGTACACGTCAGTCAGTGGGAGAGTAAGGTTGCGTTTTGCCTGGGCGGACTGATACGACTTATTTACTGTA AAGTCACCATGAACACCAATGACCTTCCCCCGAGTTACGAAGATGCCACCAATTCAGTCCCACCTACACAAACAGACCTCGCTCACCACTACacgccccctcctcccttcGCGTCCCTCCCGGTAACAGCACCTCCTGTACCAGGCATTCCGCAGCCAACACAGCCCTACCCCACCAACGGCACCCCTCACACCCTCCCCACCTACCGCCGCCCTACTGTTGTCCTGCAaaac TCTCTCCCAGCGCATCGTAACCAGCCTACCAACAGTAAAAGGAATTGCTGCTGCGTAATATCCATAGCCTTCACCCTGATATTTCTAAAAGTCATACTAATCATCCTAAAATACGTTTTACGTCGCTGA
- the LOC123501906 gene encoding uncharacterized protein LOC123501906 isoform X3 → MSVCLISEVEFILSPNARLSPVHVSQWESKVAFCLGGLIRLIYCKVTMNTNDLPPSYEDATNSVPPTQTDLAHHYTPPPPFASLPVTAPPVPGIPQPTQPYPTNGTPHTLPTYRRPTVVLQNVIWSIEYRRFDVASGTTSLLGELGGVGEDVVYFK, encoded by the exons ATGTCGGTTTGTCTAATCTCGGAAGTGGAATTCATTCTTTCCCCGAACGCCAGACTATCGCCAGTACACGTCAGTCAGTGGGAGAGTAAGGTTGCGTTTTGCCTGGGCGGACTGATACGACTTATTTACTGTA AAGTCACCATGAACACCAATGACCTTCCCCCGAGTTACGAAGATGCCACCAATTCAGTCCCACCTACACAAACAGACCTCGCTCACCACTACacgccccctcctcccttcGCGTCCCTCCCGGTAACAGCACCTCCTGTACCAGGCATTCCGCAGCCAACACAGCCCTACCCCACCAACGGCACCCCTCACACCCTCCCCACCTACCGCCGCCCTACTGTTGTCCTGCAaaac gtgatCTGGTCAATTGAGTACAG GCGTTTTGATGTTGCCTCAGGCACCACATCCCTCCTTGGTGAACTTGGAGGTGTCGGAGAGGATGTTGTCTATTTTAAGTAG